The DNA region CTCTTTCCAGGGCATAAAAACCTCCTTTATGCCCCCGTATCATGTGTTACCGATGTGCCTTGTATTGTTTGTTACCTATGTACCTTGATTGGACCCAAAAAGTTAAAAAGTGAAAAGTCAAGACTTGACCCCGTCCGAATGGCCGTTTTTTTTGTTGCCGCTAAACTCATTCATCCTGAAGAGTTTTCAGCACTTATGGCGATTGTGAGAAGGAAATCACTTCAAAAATAAATCTTGCTAAATTTTAATTAATTATAATAATATATAATCAAATGAAATTTAAAGATTTTCAGAAAAAGATGCAAAAAGGAATTTTTGCTCTTTCAGAGGCTTCACGAGTGGCATGGGACACTGCCCCTGCTACGCTTAACCTACAACTTCATCAGTGGGTAAAAAGTGGTGAGCTTCTGCGTCTCAAGAGGGGAGTTTATGCTTTTCCGGGAAAGATTTCGGGTCAAACAGAGGTAGGTCCTCTTCTTTATGCACCTTCATACATTAGTTTAGAAAGCGCGCTTCATTATTATGGCCTTCTTCCTGATGTCGTTTTCAGTCTGACGCTTGTGACGACGAAGGCCACGCGGCATTTCAAAACAGCTCTTGGAGATTTTGACTATCGTCACCTCAAAAAAGATCTCTTCTGGGGATACGATCCAGATTCATGTATGGCGTCTCAAGAGAAGGCGATGGTTGATTATTGTTATCTTTACAGTGGGCGTTTGCTTCCAACGGATGAATGTTGGGATGCACTTCGTTGGCAACATTTAAAAGAAGTCGATTTTCGTAAAGCAAAGGCATATGCCAAAAAAACAAGAGTGCGGAAAGTTTTTGAACTCATCACTTCTTTGGAGAGTTATGGAAAGAGCAAAAAAAATCGTTGAAGAACTGCGTCGTGCAAAAAAACCGACTGAAGAAGAAGTTCTGAATGTTATTCGTGAATATCTTCAAGTTTTGGTGTTGAAACTCATTTTTCAGTCCAAGTTTGGTGCAGTCCTTTCTTTTATGGGTGGGACCTGTTTACGCGTCTGTTACGATCTCAAGCGTTATTCAGAAGATCTCGATTTTTGTCTGGATGCTCCGAGTGAAATCTATCGTTTTTCATCTCTGGTCTCTCATCTGAAACGAGAACTTGAGTTGAGTGGCTTTTCTCTGATGACATCTGTTCAAGAAGAGAAAGTGGTACAAAAAGCTTTTCTTCGATTCAGTGGTTTTGCGGAACATTTTGAACTACGGAGCTTAAGAAAAGATCAAAAGTTACATATCAAATTGGAGGTTGATGTGCATCCTCCAACATTGAAAAAAGAAGAACGCGAAAGTTTTTTTGTGAATCGATTCGGAGAAATTTATCCGATTCTCAAACATGAGATTTCAACGTTGTTTGCAGGAAAAGTATTGGCACTCTTAGGCCGTCCTTTTACTCGGGGACGAGACTATTATGATCTCATCTGGTACTTGAGCCGAAAAACTCCACTGAATTTTGACTATGTCAATCGTGGTTTGAAAGGAAAACGATTTGCATCAGAGAAAGAGGTTTTCGGTGCGCTACAGAAAAAAGTCGAAGAGGTTTCTCCATCTCTCATCCTGAAAGATATCCGTCATTTTTTGGAAGATCCGAGTGAAGAGGCGTGGATTGAAAAATACCAAGATCTCTTTCGGCAACTGATGCATTCACGACCAGAAAGCGTCTGATGTTTTTTGGTCACTTCTGTTTCATCACTTGGTCCAAAATTTACAAAACATTTTTTATCATAGGTAATTATGGCTTAGCATTTTTCGCAGACCGAGATCTACATTTTTATTACTTGGACTGATCTTCTTTAAATGATTTGTTTTTTCGAAAGCAAATATCAAAAACGGAGTAAAACCATACTGCGAGGAGCCCTAAAAGAGAGATGAGAACAAGTTTGTAAGAGGTTTTCCACGAAAGATGAAGGGCTGTGGTAACTTGATTTTGAACCGAGAATGCAAAGTTCAAAGATTCTAATTGTGTATTGAGTGCAGTAAGATAGACGAGAAGTCCTGAAAACATAAAGATCAAGGTGAGTGCCATGATCGTCATCCCTTTTTTCTTCTCTCCCAGCATGAAATGTCCAATGCCTGGAAAGACCACTGCGTTCATAATGATGGCTGTTTTTCTTTTGCTTTCGTCCATAGGTCGTCCCATTCTTGTGGAGTGAAGTCTTTCAAATGTTTATGTGTTCGTTGTGCTTCTTGTTCGATCCACTGAAAGCGCGAGATAAAACGATCTGTGCACTGACGCAGACTCCCTTCAGCATCGATGTTTAAAAAACGTGCATAATTCACAAGACTAAAAAGCAGATCTCCAAACTCAGCTGCGCTGTTTCTGCTGGTTTGTGCTTGTTTGAATTCCTGAATCTCCTCCGCAATTTTTTCTAAGACTCCCTCAATGTTTGGAAAATCGAAACCGACACGAGAAGTTTTTTCTCCCAAACGAGAAGCGCGAAGGAGAGCGGGAAGGTTTTTGGGAACGCCGTCAAGGACCGACTTTTTTCCTTCAGTTTTTTTGATCTCTTCCCAATTCTGTAACACGGTTTTGCTGTCATGAATTTTTTTGTCGCCAAAAACGTGCGGATGACGACGGACCAATTTATCGCAAAGTTTTTGAAGAACATCGTCGATCGTAAATCGTTTCTCTTCTGCCGCCATTTGAGCATAGAAAATCACTTGGAGCAGCAGATCGCCCAGTTCCTCCGCAAGTCCCTCAAAGTTTTGCTTCTCGATTGCTTCAACCACTTCGTGCGCTTCTTCTAATGTATGTGGAGTAATGCTTTGAAAGGTCTGTTCTCTATCCCACGGACAACCGTCCGGAGATCTCAGTTTTTCCATAATGGAGAGGAGGCGTTCAAAATGTGCGGAAGAAGGCGAAGACATGCAGGGCCCATAAGGAAAAAACCCAAGAAAGTCAAACGGCTGCGCCGTTTCGGGGTTAAATTTTCTTTGCATGAGGTGAAAAGCTTCGATACACTACTCTCCGCATGATTTACTTCAAGAAATGTTTTTTTAATACTCCTGCGGAAATTTATATTCGATCGGTGATCCACGATGTCCGAGGAGCGCTTCGTGAATCAAAAATTTCAAAGGGACTCGTAACTGTGCAAACGCCTGAATCAGGCGCCGGGTTTTTTATTGGAGAACCGCTTGATGATCTCTTGAAACAGTTCAAAGCAGCAGCAGAGCTTTTCCCGGGTGAAGGAGTGGAGACGAAAACAAAACGCAAGGAAATTGTGAGCATCGGTCCCAGAGTCAAAGCTGAAATGTTTGGGAGAGCTTTGTCGCTCCCTTTTGAAGATGAAAAATTAATGTTAGCCCCGCGCGAAGAGATTATGTTGATCGATTTTGAAGCACGAGAGAAACGCCGCGAATTTTTGGTTCATGTGTTTGGTGAAACTCCAGAAACAAAAACACCACCCACAAAACAACCGGCTCCACGGAGGTAAAGAGGTATGGCGAAGAAAATGACAGATGCAGACAAAGTTATCCATTTAAACTTTGAGGATAATAATGTCGCGCGCGATCTCTTTGGCACCGAGGACAAGCATCTCAAGTCGCTTGAGCGCATGCTCGGAATTGATATTCATGTTCGTGGCAATGATCTTCGCATTGAAGGAGGTCACGGTGATGTTGAAACAGGAGAGCGGATTCTCAATAAGCTCTATGGTCTTTTGAAGCGTGGTTACCCTATTTTGGGATCTGAAATTGAAAATGCGCTTTCGCTTCTTTCGCGCGATGTGAATCTCGATATTGAAAGCCTTCTCTCTGATAGCATTTTTCTTCCTGCGAAACGTCGTGCCATTGTGCCACGCTCGACGGGACAAAAACTGTATATCGATGCGATTCGAAAAAACGATATTGTTTTCTGCATTGGACCAGCAGGTACTGGAAAAACCTATCTTGCAGTGGCAATGGCAGTGACGGCGCTTCTTCGAAAAGAATATAAACGCATCGTGCTTGCTCGTCCCGCGGTCGAAGCGGGAGAAAAGCTCGGCTTTCTTCCTGGAGACATGCAGGCAAAAGTGAATCCGTATCTCCGTCCGATCTATGATGCGCTGTACGATATGCTTGAAGTGGAACGTGTGGAAGAACTCATCCAAAGTGATGTGATCGAAATTGCGCCGATTGCTTTTATGCGAGGTCGAACGCTTCATAAAGCTTTCGTCATTCTTGATGAAGCGCAGAATTGTAACTATCATCAAATGAAAATGTGTCTCACTCGTCTTGGGACCGATTCGAAAATGGTCATCACCGGCGATGTCACCCAAATTGACCTTCCTCAGACCGTTCGCTCAGGACTTCTGGAAGCTCAACGCATTTTGCACCATGAACCAGGACTCATTTTTCATGAATTAAAAAGTTCGGATGTGGTTCGCCATCCGCTGGTGCAACGTATTGTAGAAGCATATCAACGACACGAGAAACCTCATGCGTAGAAAGTTTTTTCAGACTTTGCGTTCTCTTCTCAAAAAATACTTTCATCTTGATCTTGATGAAATTCTTTCTCTCTTTAAGCATCCGGTGATGTGGTGGAGTGCTATTGTTCTCTTTGCACTCGCCATTGTTTTTATCACCACGTTTTCGATTCAACGAGTTCCCGATACTCTTATCGTAGGCCAGATTGCGAATAGTGATATTAAAGCTGATCGGGATTATGAAATTATCGATGAAGAAGTGACAGAGGCTGCTCGAAAAGCAGCGCTTGATGATGTCCCTCCTGTTTATAATTTTGATGAAGGTCTTTCGACAACCATTGTGGAACGGGTCAGAAGCGCTTTTGCCGAGGCTCGCAAGAAAGCTTCTTCGCTTCTTCGCAGTGAGCTCAGCCAAAACTTGGGGATTACCATTGCCGATGCCGAATGGAAAATGCTTCTTCAAGAACGTTTTAGTGAACATGTCGAAAAAGCAATGATAGCGTTCATTGGGCAAGCGATGAAAGTTCCGCTTGTCGCTGAACGTGGAACGCTCGACGCAGAAAAAGAGAGGGGCGCTATTCTTCGTCGCACGAAGTTTGAAGAAGGGAATCGTATTACGACGGGAGAGACCAAAATTGAAGATATCTCGACGATTCTTTCTACCGAAGAAGCTCGTGCGAAACTGACATCACAGCTTCCAGGAGAGCAGCATCTGGTGGCTCTTGCACGAAAGCTGATTGAACCCAATTGTACTTTTGATCGTCAGGAATCGGAACGACGCCATGCGGAAGCCATGGCCAATGTAAAAAATGTCATTATCAAAGTCACTGCTGGTGAAATGATTATTCGCAATGGATCTCGCTTTGAGCCGTCACATATTAAGATGCTTCAAAGCATTCAACGTGAACGGAGTAAAGGTTCTTATCCCTATTACTTCATTGGGAATTTTATTGTCGTCCTTCTTTTTCTGATCATTCCTTTTTCTGTCGGCGAGCGATACATTCGTCGTTTTCATCCGACGGTTTCTGATTATTTTTTGATGGCATCGACTGCGCTGGCGACTCTTTTTGTGCTTCGTATTTCTTTGTCACTTGCTCCTGCGATTCAACAGGTAGTTTTCTTCTCTCTCCCTGATCGAGCGCTCAATTATGCTATTCCTCTTGCCGCAGGAACAATGTTGATTCGGATGCTTCTCTCTGCGGAATGCGCTTTTATTTTTGCGATTCCCATGGCGTTTTTTGTGGGACTCTTTCCTGAAACTGGTTTTCGTTTTGTTCCTTTTTCTCTTCTTTCCTCGCTTGCGGCGGTCCTCATTGCTTCAAAAATTGACCGACGAACCATGATTATCCGAGCGGGACTTTTTCTGGGACTCGTCAATGCCATTGCCATTATTGGTCTGAAACTCATTGGAAGCACGACCCTTACGGAACCGCTGACACTTGGCGCCCTGTTCTGGGTTGCTTTTTTTGCTTTTTTGGGCGGAGCGACAAGCGCCATTGTGGTCATGATTTCACTTCCTGCCGTGGAATCATTGACGGGATATGTTACCGACATCAAACTTCTGGAACTTGCCAATCTCAATCATCCTCTTTTACGCGAATTGATTGTGCGAGCCCCAGGAACGTATCATCACTCTCATTTAGTCGGTGTCCTTGGAGAAACAGCGGCGGAAGCGATCGGCGCAAATGCTCTTTTGGTACGTGTTGCAGCTTATTATCACGATATTGGAAAGATGAAAAAGCCAGCGTACTTTATTGAAAATTCAAAAGGGCTCGAGAATCGACACGATCGTTTAACGCCGCATATGTCAGCTCTTATTGTCGCGTCGCATATTAAAGAAGGTGTGGAGATGACCATGACCGCGGGCATTCCAAAAGTGATTGTCGATATGATTCCGCAGCATCATGGCACCAGAATGATCAGTTATTTTTATGAAAAAGCAAAAGCTCAAACGAATCCCGGCATTGATAAAATTGATCCGAAAGATTTTCAGTATCCAGGTCCAAAACCGCAAACGCGAGAAGCGGCCATTATGATGCTTGCGGACGTGACCGAAGCCACCATTCGTTCGCTCAAAGAAAAAACAAGTATTCGAATTCAACAGACGGTCCAGCGCGCGATCACCGATATTTTTTCTGAGTCTCAGCTTGACGAATGTGAGCTCACCCTTCAAGATCTCACAGCGATTGGAAATGCTTTTGTTCGAATTTTGCTCGGTATTTATCATCAACGCATTGAATATCCGAAGTCAGAAGGAAATTTCGACGAGGGAAGTGATCGTGAACTACAGCATTCAAAATCTTCATCCGAAGTTTCGAGTCCCGATAAAAAGAATCATCAAGCATCTGCGTCTCCTCAGCTTATCGGGAATTCAGGGAAAACATAGTGTGGCGATCATCTTTATTGATGACAACGCGATTACAACACTTTCCGGAAGATTTCGAAATCTTTCTCATGCTACGGACGTTCTCTCTTTTTCTTATTCTTACGGAGATGAGAAAAACGCAGGCGAAGTTGTGATTTCGCTTGATACCGCTCGACGACAATCACGTGAACGTGCGGTTCCTCTTTTTTCGGAAATTCTTTTGTTGATAACGCATGGTCTTCTTCATCTTCAAGGATATGATGATGTACGAGCATCGGATCGTCATCGTATGCGAAGAGCAGAGTTTGAAGCTTTAGTGAGAATATTGTAATGACAATTCATATTATTACTACTGGTATAAGCGCGCTTTTCCTCGTGCTTTCTTTTCCCACTGTTCTTGCAGGATGGGAAATTCCTCACTCTCCCTTGTTCGTCTGGATTGCCTTTGTCCCTTTTCTTTTGGCCACACGAGAAGCGAGCCTTCGTCGCATCTGGTTTCTTTCGTTTCTTCTCTTTTCCCTCTTTTTTGCGTGTCAACTTGCCACCATTGAAACGGCGATTCGTGTTTTTGGTCATTTTTCTTTTGTCACGAGCCTTACTCTTACTTCTCTTTTAATTTTTGCTCTGTCGCTCTACATGGCTTTTCTTCCGTGGCTTTCATATTTCCTTTCTCGAAAACAGGGTGAGTTCATTATTTGGTTTCCGGTGTGTTACGTTAGTTTTGAATTTTTCCGAACGTATATTTTTCCTTTCGGAGGATTTCCATGGGGAGAGCTTTCCGTGTCTCAAGCTCATTGGCTCCTTCCGCTTCAGATCGTGGATGTTATGGGGAGTCTCGGTCTCACATTTCTTATTGTGTGGACAAATGTTTTTATAACTGAAGTTGTTTGTCATTCCCGTCCCGGCTTACGGCATGCCGGGATAAACTCCGGCGGGGATCTCATGAGATTCCCGTTTAAAGCATGCGGGAATGACGATAGAAGAACCACATTTTTTCTTCAAAAATGTGCGGTGACATTGCTGCTTTTTCTTTTCTGCTTTGGGTATGGTCATTTGAAAATACGTTCCATGGAAAAAATAGTGCAGCACGCATCAAAACTTCGCGTCGCGCTTTTACAGGGAAATCTTTCACCGAAGACATCTTCCACGCTTAAAAATTCGATGGATCGTCTGCAGGTTTATACCACTGAAGCGGCAAAAGTTTTTTCTTCCAAGGTCGATCTGATTGTATGGCCCGAAGGAGCTTATAGCTTTCTTATCCCTCTGAAGAAACCTGTTCTTTATAATGATGCGCTCGGCGGAAAACCGCTTGATGTTTCTCAGCGTTTACCACTTTCCCTTGTCGGAGCGGTTACCAAAGCATCGGAACACTCTTATTATAATAGTGCACTTCTCTACGATGCTCGTGGACAATATCTTTCCAGTTATCACAAAACTCATCTTGTTCCTTTTGGCGAATATATTCCGTATCGATCTCTTTTTCCATTTCTCACAGCAGTCACTCGACCGATCGGGATTCTTTTACCTGGAGAAGAGATTCGACCTCTTGTCGTTGATCGTCTTTCCATTGGCCCGCTTATCTGTATTGAAGATCTCTATGCTTCTCTGAGCCGAGCGCATGTTCAGAATGGAGCCAACCTTCTGGTGAATATAACGAACGATGGTTGGTACGGTCTTTCACCGATTCCAAAGCAACATTTGCTCTCTTCAGTTGTGCGTGCCGTGGAGACAAGGCGATCGGTTCTTCGTGCGGCCAATACAGGTGTTACTGCTCTCATTGATCCTGTCGGACGCGTTCTCCAACAATCGCCGTTGAATGAAACGTTAGTCATTGTCGGAGAAGTTCCTCTTCTTACTTCCCTTAGTACGTATGTGACGCTCGGCGATTGGTTTGCTTGGGGGTGCGTTCTTTATCTTCTTTTTGGCATTGTCTTTCTGTTGAAGATGAGATGGAAAGACAGGTCATCTGGATTCTCGCCTACGCGTGAATGACAAAAATGATCAAAAGACATTGAGGTGAGCTCTTAGGAAAGAAATTATGACAAAAGAATTGAAAGAATTACATACGATATATGGAGAGAAATTCGTGATGCTTGCAAAAGCTCTTGATATTGAATCAAAGCGTCATCGCATTCTGGAGATCGAGCAAGAAAGGGCGCAGCCCAATTTTTGGAATGATACGCGACGTGCTCAGCAACTGACCAAAGAACAGGATCAATTGAAATCGTGCGTTGACGTGTACGAAGAACAACAAAAATTTCTCTTAAATATAGAAGCAATGTTGGAACTTGCGGCAGATGGAGAGGCACCTGAGTTGCTCGAAGAGGCTAAAGGAGAACTCAAAAAAGTGGAGAGTGCGCTTGAAGCCATGGAATTTCAGCGTATGCTTTCAGGTCCCCAAGACAAAAGTGGCGCTATTCTCACGATTAACGCCGGAGCTGGGGGCACTGAAGCTTGCGACTGGGCGTCGATGCTCGTGCGCATGTATCAACGCTGGGCTGAGAAAAAAGGTTACTCGCATGAAATTGTTGATTTTACCGAAGGGGAGGGCGCCGGTTTTCGAAGTGTCACCATGACGATCGGTGGTGATTTTGCGTATGGATATCTGAAAGCTGAAAATGGTGTGCATCGTTTGGTGCGTATCTCGCCCTTTGATGCGAACAAACGTCGACATACTTCTTTCGTTTCCGTCTATGCGATTCCCGATATTCAGGATGATATTGAAATCGACATTAAAACCGATGATCTTCGGATCGATACGTTTCGTTCTGGAGGAGCTGGTGGGCAGCATGTCAATAAAACAGAATCTGCAGTGCGACTGACGCATCTTCCGACAAATACAGTTGTTGCGTGTCAGAGCGAGCGAAGCCAACATCAAAATCGTGAAGTAGCGATGAAGTTGCTCCGCGCAAAACTTTATGAATTAGAAATGGAGAAGAAGCGCAAAGAGCTCGAAGCGCGTGAAAAAGCCAAAAAACGTGTCGAATGGGGGTCGCAGATTCGCTCGTATGTCATGCAGCCCTATCAACTCGTTAAAGACCATCGTACCGATGCCGAAATCGGGAACGTGCAGGCGGTGCTGGATGGCGACTTGGATGAATTTATGCGAAAATTTCTTCTAGAATTTACCGGATAAAGATATGTCTTTTCGACAGACACTTTATATCCTCATGATTCTTTTTGTACTCTCATGCGCGACGATGAAGAAAAAAGATTATGGTTATGGCGAATGTCGAGAATATGAGCCTTGGATGTGTTGGGAGGGAAGTTTAGAATGTGAGACAGATCAGCGTGGATGTAAGGTTTGTTCCTGCTTGTAGGATCTGATGGGGTCAAGTCTTGACTTTTCACTGTTTTGAACAAATGAAAAGTCAAGACTTGACCCCAATTTTTCAAGGGCATGGTCCTCTGCGCGCGGGGTGGAGTTCCGATGGGGGTTGTCAGGGGGAGAGCAGGATCTCTTAGCGAGCGTCGGGTTCACCCCGCGCGAGCGAATAGAGAAAAAACTTCTACCGATAGTTTGGTTCTTTTGGTGGTCTATTCTTACATCCATCATCGCTGCTTGTTGTTTCTCCCCGATTACTGACGCCAAAACGACAGTCAAGAAGATACTCGCTCCAACTTCCTTCATCACACGCATGCCTCGAAACGAATCGTCCCTGAGAACAGTAATACTTTTTGAACTGTTCCCACCCATCATCGTCATTTCCAAGTTCGCGTAACATCGCCTCTGCAGCTGCATACGCCTGCTCCACTTCCTTCCGCGTGGAAGGTGAAGTATAAGAACGCAATGGTTTATAGCTATCAATGATGCGTCGAATCACATCTGAATCTCCACCCCCCGGCCCAATTGAGGCGCGATACATGGCTTCTGCGCTCTGCCATAATGTGCTCGTCTTTTGGATGAGTGCATTTCGTTCTCTCTCATCAGCCACTTCCTTCGTTACTCGTTGTACGAGGGCCCTCCCTTCTGTGATCGCAGCCTGCAACGACTCGATTCGCTGCCGCATGATGGCATGTCTCCGACGAATGTCGTCATTTGACGTAATGGGTAACGTACTCGTCTGAAGTGTAGCTTCTTCCTTGAGTTTCATCTGTGTGGCAAGGGGAATTGATGCCACAAGGGTTTCATATTCACTGGTGAGATTCAAGAGACGTTCCTCATCGGTCTCGAGTGCAACAAATAATGGCTTCGCTTCAAGAGACACTGCCTTTGCTCCCTCAACAAAATGCAGCGCTTTCTGACGTACTGCTGTTTCAATATCTCCTGTTTTTTCGAACGAAGCATAGAGCTGGCTTAAGCCCGCCACAAGTCGTTCAAAGTGGAGATCAATGTGGGGAAAAGATGTTTTCGTGCGTTCATGAACACCCCAAGGATCAACGCGCACAATCGTTGGGAGAAAAGGATTGAGACCCCAATTTTTCATTGTTGCTCGTTGCCGTCGGTGCACATTCATTTCATCGATCCCAAAAATTCCGGCAAAGAAATAGGCAGAGAAGGGAAGGGAGAAACGTTCACGAAAGTTCGTCTCCGGATTTTCTAAGAATCCGCGATCATCAAGATAAGTGCTGGTCGTGATCCAGCGTTTTGATCCTGGTACAGCCTCAACTTTTTGGAGAAACGAGATCTTCCCATCTCCTTCAATGCCGCGCAAAAAGCTGATATTGCCACCATTGTCAGCAAAAGGAAGCAAGGTCGTCCGCACTTTTTCAACCTCCTGCTGTGTGACCTCTGGAAGCTGTGAAAGTGCGGTGAGATAGTGGGGAATATTGATAACCCGTGCTTGTGAAACATCTGCCATAACATCCTCCTCTTGTTATTTGACAATAACTCTTTCTTCTTGCCACTTCATCGGTTCATCATAGCTTCCATCCCAAACACGGAGTTCGTATTGACCAACAGGGACGAATGGAAAATAAAGAGCACTCTTTCTTTCCACTGCGGTTATCCCTTGTCGGATAAGAAAAGTATATTCAGGCGAATAAAGAACAAGACTTGCTCGCTCTTTTTGTGTTGCGCTTTTTTTCAGAGGAACGGTTATTCCTCGAATTTGAGAGGGATCGAGCAAAAAATCGTTTCCTTTTGCATTCACCTTTTTCCCGCGAAGGAAATATTTCTTCTCTCCAATGCCAATCATCACAGAGGTTTCATCTTGAATCTTTGGAGGTGGAAGAAAAAAGAAAGGAGAAAACTCTGCATCTGGATCGCCGCTGTCATCTGGTAAAAGAAACCGAGAGACATTGTTGCTCTGCCTCAAAATTGCTTTTTCATATTCCACATCAAACCTGACTCCTGCCTTTCGTGCAAACGAGCGAGCATCTTTAAGATACCAGCAGCCACGTATGTCCCCCAAAGGAATAAGGAGTGAAGCCAAGTGCAGATTTATGAGATAGTCGGCTGCTGCGCGCAGTGGAAGTCCATCTAAGGATGTGATGTCAAAGTAATCTTCCAAGGCTCGAACTTCAGGAGCATCTGGTCTCAGATAGCGCGTATATTTTCCGTCTGACACCTCTTTACTCCAGATTTTATCGATTCCCACATCGAAGCGTTGATTCTCATTGACATCCCGTATGAGTACAACGTCAAGCCCATAGATGTTGTTGTCGCTCACGTATCCTCCTCTATTTCGACTAAATGGATAGCAATCTTTGTGCCAAAACATAAATTATTTAACCGTTTGAAATAACTTATTTATTTTAAAAACTCAGTGTGTGCTTGAGGTGGGAACAGTCAAGAAAAGTGTGGAAAAAGTGTGGTAAATGAAGAAACTTTTTTGTACTGCAACCGATGAGTGAGTGATGTTTTGATATCGAGGTTCCTAAAAGCATGAAACGACTTTTCCTTATCTTGATTTTTGTTTTCCTCCCACTTCGTATTGATGCAAAAACAATCCGAATGGGATTTGTGGGGGGCTATGACATCGAACACAGCGTTCAAATATGGTCTCCTCTTCTTGACTACCTGCAACGTGAAACCGGATACATGTTTGAAATGACGCTTCGTGAAGATTACCTCGGCCTTATCGAATCGCTGGAAAAGGGTGACATTGATCTCTACGAAGGAGGAGCTTTTTCACATGTGGTTGCCATGGAGAGAGGAAAAGCAGACATCCTTGTAGGGCAAATCAATCATGGAACAACGTTTTATTATAGTGTTTTTGTCGTTCCCGCAAAAGCAAGCGTCGAAACCATTCACGATGTGAAGGGAAAACGACTCGCCTTGACCCAGCCTCTTTCAACTTCAGGATATCTTCTTCCCCGTCTTATGCTGGAAGAAGCAGGAATTGAGAACCCAAAAACTTTTTTTGGTCAGATTGTCCTTACGGGATCGCATGATCGTTCTCTTGAAGCTCTACTGAGTAACTCTGTTGATGTTGTGGCTGTTGGCAATTTTTTTATTGAAATGCTTCCGGAGGAGAAAAAGAATCGGCTGAAAATTATTAGGAGATCCGGAGCTATTCCCTTTGGACCTGTCACCGTACGCAAAGACCTTGATTCTCACATACGTCAAACCATTCAAAACGCACTTCTTG from Deltaproteobacteria bacterium RIFCSPHIGHO2_02_FULL_44_16 includes:
- a CDS encoding nucleoside triphosphate pyrophosphohydrolase, with the translated sequence MSSPSSAHFERLLSIMEKLRSPDGCPWDREQTFQSITPHTLEEAHEVVEAIEKQNFEGLAEELGDLLLQVIFYAQMAAEEKRFTIDDVLQKLCDKLVRRHPHVFGDKKIHDSKTVLQNWEEIKKTEGKKSVLDGVPKNLPALLRASRLGEKTSRVGFDFPNIEGVLEKIAEEIQEFKQAQTSRNSAAEFGDLLFSLVNYARFLNIDAEGSLRQCTDRFISRFQWIEQEAQRTHKHLKDFTPQEWDDLWTKAKEKQPSL
- a CDS encoding phosphate starvation-inducible protein PhoH, with amino-acid sequence MTDADKVIHLNFEDNNVARDLFGTEDKHLKSLERMLGIDIHVRGNDLRIEGGHGDVETGERILNKLYGLLKRGYPILGSEIENALSLLSRDVNLDIESLLSDSIFLPAKRRAIVPRSTGQKLYIDAIRKNDIVFCIGPAGTGKTYLAVAMAVTALLRKEYKRIVLARPAVEAGEKLGFLPGDMQAKVNPYLRPIYDALYDMLEVERVEELIQSDVIEIAPIAFMRGRTLHKAFVILDEAQNCNYHQMKMCLTRLGTDSKMVITGDVTQIDLPQTVRSGLLEAQRILHHEPGLIFHELKSSDVVRHPLVQRIVEAYQRHEKPHA
- a CDS encoding rRNA maturation RNase YbeY; translated protein: MRLLSLSGIQGKHSVAIIFIDDNAITTLSGRFRNLSHATDVLSFSYSYGDEKNAGEVVISLDTARRQSRERAVPLFSEILLLITHGLLHLQGYDDVRASDRHRMRRAEFEALVRIL
- a CDS encoding apolipoprotein N-acyltransferase, which translates into the protein MTIHIITTGISALFLVLSFPTVLAGWEIPHSPLFVWIAFVPFLLATREASLRRIWFLSFLLFSLFFACQLATIETAIRVFGHFSFVTSLTLTSLLIFALSLYMAFLPWLSYFLSRKQGEFIIWFPVCYVSFEFFRTYIFPFGGFPWGELSVSQAHWLLPLQIVDVMGSLGLTFLIVWTNVFITEVVCHSRPGLRHAGINSGGDLMRFPFKACGNDDRRTTFFLQKCAVTLLLFLFCFGYGHLKIRSMEKIVQHASKLRVALLQGNLSPKTSSTLKNSMDRLQVYTTEAAKVFSSKVDLIVWPEGAYSFLIPLKKPVLYNDALGGKPLDVSQRLPLSLVGAVTKASEHSYYNSALLYDARGQYLSSYHKTHLVPFGEYIPYRSLFPFLTAVTRPIGILLPGEEIRPLVVDRLSIGPLICIEDLYASLSRAHVQNGANLLVNITNDGWYGLSPIPKQHLLSSVVRAVETRRSVLRAANTGVTALIDPVGRVLQQSPLNETLVIVGEVPLLTSLSTYVTLGDWFAWGCVLYLLFGIVFLLKMRWKDRSSGFSPTRE
- a CDS encoding peptide chain release factor 2, whose amino-acid sequence is MTKELKELHTIYGEKFVMLAKALDIESKRHRILEIEQERAQPNFWNDTRRAQQLTKEQDQLKSCVDVYEEQQKFLLNIEAMLELAADGEAPELLEEAKGELKKVESALEAMEFQRMLSGPQDKSGAILTINAGAGGTEACDWASMLVRMYQRWAEKKGYSHEIVDFTEGEGAGFRSVTMTIGGDFAYGYLKAENGVHRLVRISPFDANKRRHTSFVSVYAIPDIQDDIEIDIKTDDLRIDTFRSGGAGGQHVNKTESAVRLTHLPTNTVVACQSERSQHQNREVAMKLLRAKLYELEMEKKRKELEAREKAKKRVEWGSQIRSYVMQPYQLVKDHRTDAEIGNVQAVLDGDLDEFMRKFLLEFTG